One part of the Ziziphus jujuba cultivar Dongzao chromosome 2, ASM3175591v1 genome encodes these proteins:
- the LOC112491795 gene encoding uncharacterized protein LOC112491795 has product MNSCIVQPKLFPLVIQTCGSFEFPNLKSLNLENCNLSEVDLLVNPYSFSKLESLNLARNKFLRLPSFRKLFNLSDLNLSKCELLWEIPELPQFVLKLDASDCKLLVETHDQIMAKIISNDVVNVTTNKLQHFVWYSEIKVILPGDDIPNWFTNKQEGKSISILLYPDILRKLSGVIICAVLQVESVELMLPLEVLRNDPLHTRILERKVLLKPGNMQPFYLPASVIFQLFSPLDISKCRVSFSDSKRSTKVVTRCGIYILQDDEDETGIHKVLSNRSFWRKMQFEQEEPFVVSHSSDDHLDVPDQPDLNDPTPSKRCFANFAYQDPQTMWSLRPGERRFNFVKNSLVNIVGTWPFDNMN; this is encoded by the coding sequence ATGAACTCTTGCATAGTCCAACCAAAACTCTTTCCTCTTGTCATTCAAACATGTGGTAGTTTTGAATTTCCCAATTTAAAGTCCCTCAATCTTGAAAACTGTAATCTTTCAGAAGTAGATCTCCTCGTGAATCCTTACAGTTTTTCCAAGCTTGAAAGCTTAAATCTAGCTAGAAACAAGTTTCTCAGACTTCCCTCCTTTCGCAAGCTTTTTAACCTTTCAGATCTTAATTTATCCAAATGCGAACTGCTCTGGGAAATTCCAGAGCTTCCACAGTTTGTGTTGAAACTAGATGCAAGTGACTGCAAGTTATTGGTTGAGACTCATGATCAGATCATGGCCAAGATCATATCCAATGATGTGGTCAATGTCACAACCAATAAGCTGCAACATTTCGTATGGTACTCTGAAATCAAAGTTATACTACCAGGAGATGATATTCCAAACTGGTTTACCAATAAGCAAGAAGGGAAATCTATATCCATCCTTCTATATCCTGATATACTGAGGAAATTGAGTGGGGTTATCATTTGTGCTGTACTTCAAGTGGAGAGTGTCGAACTTATGTTGCCATTAGAAGTTTTGAGAAATGATCCTCTTCATACAAGGATTCTTGAAAGAAAAGTCCTATTAAAACCAGGGAATATGCAACCTTTTTATCTCCCTGCTAGTGTTATTTTCCAGTTGTTTTCTCCATTGGATATTAGCAAATGCAGGGTCTCATTTTCTGACTCGAAGAGATCAACAAAAGTTGTCACTAGGTGTGGGATTTATATATTGcaagatgatgaagatgagaCCGGGATTCATAAAGTACTCTCAAACAGGTCATTTTGGCGAAAAATGCAGTTTGAACAAGAAGAACCATTTGTAGTATCACATTCTTCTGATGATCATTTAGACGTGCCTGATCAGCCTGATCTTAATGACCCAACACCAAGTAAGAGATGCTTTGCTAATTTTGCTTATCAAGACCCCCAGACCATGTGGAGTTTACGTCCGGGGGAAAGGCGTTTTAACTTCGTCAAAAATTCTTTGGTTAATATTGTTGGTACATGGCCTTTTGACAATATGAACTAG
- the LOC125422725 gene encoding disease resistance protein RPV1-like, which produces MANSVATTSLLANAPGTQHDVFLSFRGSDIRSNFKGHLYKALDQKGIHTFVDENLDKGTEISPTLITAIRKSKISIIIFSKHYAYSPWCLDELVEILKCRESFRQLVWPVFFYVNPSEVRNHRGNFGIALAKYKGSSKIKYKEKLPNWKATLTKASNLAGWHLSKGEDESQLVHEIVKATLSKLNRKILHVTNYPVRIEVELGPLIGIAKKGVRAIGTFGTCDARTLQNYQSTRVDYTQHNTDKGAESISDIPLEKWMRLFRTINIYRAEENKESIHGEKKERKKREKNICKEKKKERDGKEIKKKDPWLHKERK; this is translated from the exons ATGGCTAACTCGGTTGCCACTACCTCTCTTTTAGCCAATGCCCCTGGAACTCAACATGATGTTTTCTTGAGTTTCAGAGGCTCAGATATCCGAAGCAATTTCAAAGGCCATCTTTACAAAGCCTTAGACCAGAAGGGAATTCATACTTTCGTTGACGAAAATCTCGATAAGGGAACTGAAATTTCTCCTACACTTATCACAGCAATTAGAAAATCAAAGATAtccatcatcatcttctccaAACACTATGCATATTCAccatggtgtttggatgaactgGTAGAGATCCTCAAATGTAGGGAATCTTTTCGACAATTGGTTTGGCCAGTCTTCTTCTATGTGAATCCTTCCGAAGTAAGAAATCACAGAGGAAATTTTGGGATTGCTTTAGCTAAATACAAAGGAAGTTCGAAGATTAAGTACAAAGAAAAGCTTCCCAACTGGAAGGCTACTTTGACCAAGGCTTCCAATCTAGCTGGATGGCATTTATCCAAGGG AGAAGATGAATCTCAACTTGTCCATGAAATTGTGAAAGCCACATTGAGCAAATTGAATCGTAAAATTCTACATGTTACCAACTACCCAGTTAGAATTGAAGTAGAATTGGGTCCTTTAATAGGTATTGCTAAGAAAGGTGTGAGAGCCATAGGTACCTTTGGAACCTGTGATGCTCGGACTCTTCAAAATTACCAAAGCACCCGTGTAGACTATACACAACACAACACGGACAAGGGTGCAGAATCCATTTCGGATATACCATTGGAAAAATGGATGCGGCTGTTTCGTACAATCAACATCTACAGAGctgaagaaaataaagaatctatccatggagaaaaaaaagagagaaaaaagagagaaaaaaacatctgtaaagagaagaaaaaagaaagagatggaaaagagattaaaaaaaaggatCCATGGCTGCataaagagagaaaatag